Genomic segment of bacterium:
ACATCCGTCTGACTAAAGAGGTAGTAGCATATGCCCATTCTAAAGGGGTGGTGGTTGAAGGTGAGCTGGGGGTTTTAGCCGGGATTGAAGACAAGGTGAAGGCGGAGAAGAGTACATACACACGGCCTGAAGAGGTGGAGGACTTTGTCTCCCGGACGGGTGTTGATTCCCTGGCTATCTCTATTGGGACAAGTCACGGGGCGTATAAGTTCAAGCTTAAGCCTGGTGAGGAGTTGCCGCCTTTGCGGTTTGATATACTGGAGGAGATCGAAAAGCGGTTGCCAGGATTTCCGATTGTCTTGCACGGCGCCAGTTCCGTCTTGCCGGAGTATGTGAACATGATCAATCAATATGGCGGCCACCTTGAGGGGGCGGTTGGCGTGCCTGAAGACCAATTGCGCCGAGCGGCTAAGAGCGCTGTCTGTAAGATCAATATTGATACTGACGGACGTCTGGTGGTCACGGCGGTGATCCGGAAGGTATTGGCGGAAAACCCAAAGGAATTTGATCCCAGGAAATATCTCGGCCCAGCGCGGGAAGAGCTGATTAAGATGATTAAACGCAAGAACAGAGAAGTCCTGGGCTCAGCGGGGCATGGATCGGCAATCGGGGATCAGTAATCGGTGATCAGTAATGACCGCATAATCGGTGAAATCTGGTTTCCTCTTTTTGGACGGTTGAGTAGTGCCTGCTCAAATTGTATCTACTCAAAATCAAGTTGAGAACTTTTGCAGGCACGTAATTCATTTCTATAATTGTTGTCTAAAAGCAGAATTACAGGAGATGCTGTCCGCCTGAAGAAACTTTACGAGAGTTTGTTCACAAAAATAGAATCGAAGGGTTTTATTCAAGAAAGCAAAGGTGTGCAATGATCTGTTCGGTAGAAGCCCTACGCTATCGCTGTTTAAGATATATAGAGAAAGACCTCAGGAATTTTCATATCCTGGTCGGTCCTAACGCAAGCGGTAAATCAACCTTCCTTGATGTAATTTCATTTTTAGGAGATATTGTCAGCGACGGCCCCGAGGCCGCAGTCAGGAAAAGAACTCCAACCTACAATGATTTAATATGGCTTAAACAGAGAGACTCTTTTGAGCTTGCGATTGAGTTGAATATTCCTGAAAAATACCACCAAATAATCGGAAGGATCGGCAATGCAAGATATGAAATTGCCGCAGGGAAAATTCCTGAAACCGGCGAGTTCGGTATTTTAAGCGAGATAGTGTGGTTTAAGCCTGAGCAGCAGCTTGAAAAGAGACAGTTGCAATTTTTTCCGAATCCGCAAGAACCACCGGCAACAATTGTCGTAAGTGGGACCAAAAAAAACTGGAAGAAAATTGTAAATAAGGTCAAGGGCGGCAACGATAATTTTTATGCTGAAACTAAGGGCTTTGACCATGCCTTCAAACTTGGGCCGCAAAAATCCGCGCTCGGTAATTTACCCGAAGATGAAAATAAGTTCCCGGTAGCTACGTGGCTCAAGAGAACGTTGCTTGAAGGGATTCAGACCTTAATGCTCAACAGTGAAATGATGCGAAAACCGAGCCCGCCCGGAATGCCCAGGTATTTCCGTACCGACGGCTCTAACTTGCCGTGGGTCGTCGATAGGCTAAAGAAAGAATATTCCGACAAGTTTAACGACTGGATAGAGCATTTGCGTACGGCGCTGCCTGACCTCGAATATATAAAAACTGTTCTCAGGGAAGAAGACAAACACCGCTACATCGTCCTTAAATATAAGAGCGGTCTTGAAGTCCCCTCGTGGATGGTGTCCGACGGCACCCTGAGAATGCTGGCCCTTACCATCCTGGCATATTTGCCGGACATTGAAGGCACCTTACTGATCGAAGAACC
This window contains:
- a CDS encoding class II fructose-bisphosphate aldolase, with product MTVSYKELGLVTTRGMFSRAMEGKFAVPAYNFNNMEQLQAIIRGCIESDSPVILQVSSGARQYANSTLLRYMAMGAVQMVKESGTRIPLVLHLDHGDTFELCKSCIDSGFSSVMIDGSHHLYEENIRLTKEVVAYAHSKGVVVEGELGVLAGIEDKVKAEKSTYTRPEEVEDFVSRTGVDSLAISIGTSHGAYKFKLKPGEELPPLRFDILEEIEKRLPGFPIVLHGASSVLPEYVNMINQYGGHLEGAVGVPEDQLRRAAKSAVCKINIDTDGRLVVTAVIRKVLAENPKEFDPRKYLGPAREELIKMIKRKNREVLGSAGHGSAIGDQ
- a CDS encoding AAA family ATPase, translated to MICSVEALRYRCLRYIEKDLRNFHILVGPNASGKSTFLDVISFLGDIVSDGPEAAVRKRTPTYNDLIWLKQRDSFELAIELNIPEKYHQIIGRIGNARYEIAAGKIPETGEFGILSEIVWFKPEQQLEKRQLQFFPNPQEPPATIVVSGTKKNWKKIVNKVKGGNDNFYAETKGFDHAFKLGPQKSALGNLPEDENKFPVATWLKRTLLEGIQTLMLNSEMMRKPSPPGMPRYFRTDGSNLPWVVDRLKKEYSDKFNDWIEHLRTALPDLEYIKTVLREEDKHRYIVLKYKSGLEVPSWMVSDGTLRMLALTILAYLPDIEGTLLIEEPENGIHPKAIETVFQSLSSVYNAQVLIATHSPVIISVANLEDILCFAKSEEGAVDIISGSQHPDLKEWKGETPLDILFASGVLG